One Paenibacillus sp. FSL H7-0737 DNA segment encodes these proteins:
- a CDS encoding YaiI/YqxD family protein — protein MEKKSRSRTIVVDGDACPVKKEIAEVGRAFGVPVLMVSSYDHALKAEEGVTVVQVDRGDQSADLYIANHISAGDVVLTGDYGLAALALGKRCSVLSFRGQEYDDSKMDFMLEGRHARAVERRRGHYSKGPKPITAEEKIYFQHKMTKLLILLQENVEQ, from the coding sequence ATGGAGAAGAAGTCCCGGTCTAGAACTATAGTCGTGGATGGGGATGCTTGTCCGGTCAAAAAAGAGATTGCTGAAGTTGGCCGCGCCTTTGGTGTGCCGGTACTGATGGTATCTTCTTATGACCATGCACTGAAAGCTGAAGAGGGTGTAACGGTTGTGCAGGTGGACCGGGGAGATCAGAGCGCCGATCTATATATTGCCAATCATATTTCTGCTGGAGATGTGGTATTGACTGGGGACTATGGTCTCGCAGCACTTGCACTAGGGAAACGTTGCAGTGTTCTTTCTTTTCGTGGCCAGGAATATGACGATTCCAAAATGGATTTTATGTTGGAAGGCAGGCATGCCAGGGCCGTGGAACGAAGACGGGGACATTATTCTAAGGGTCCAAAACCTATAACGGCAGAAGAAAAAATATATTTTCAACATAAAATGACAAAACTTTTAATACTTTTGCAGGAGAATGTGGAGCAATAG
- the dnaG gene encoding DNA primase → MASGHGNIPEEVIESVLARHDIVDTVGKVVHLSKQGKYLWGLCPFHSEKTPSFTVTPDRGVFHCFGCGMGGNAIKFRMEIEGLTFPEAVKIMAEESDIPVPEGKGGLMSPPDPERDRLIQAYEWSAKFYHYLLKNTEHGKAAMEYLRARNFSDKMIDQFQIGYAPDRWDTLLQFLEKRNFDLAEMEKGGLLSARGEGKGYIDRFRGRIIFPIANRTGKVIAFAGRIFGEGQPKYLNSPESRLFNKSRILYNLHQSKASIRKTRQIVLFEGYGDVISAWEAGVHNGVATMGTSLTESHVALMKSLADEIVLSYDGDRAGQAAAMKSIPMLEGSGLRVKIALLPSGLDPDEFISMHGGERFMDQVIDSAVSSIKFKLIYLKKNHILLEEDGKIAYVKEALEVIASLHSSTEREVYLREIASELELSYDSLKQDCNLLRASMQKNIPEGDNNDKRWNNGRHKKGQVQTPTLLPAYHVAERRLLSFMIQDPEAATYVGERLGEDFNIDDHAAIAAYLYAYYAQGKPPGISRFLSSLQDDRLEKTATSISMMDTPPDWNMQVLDDCIREVRKYPLQRKMDQKREEMIQAEKSGDFLRAAQIASEIIALERQ, encoded by the coding sequence GTGGCTAGCGGACACGGGAATATTCCGGAAGAAGTTATCGAAAGCGTGCTTGCACGTCATGATATTGTCGATACAGTCGGTAAGGTAGTCCATTTGTCCAAGCAGGGGAAATATTTATGGGGCCTCTGCCCGTTCCATTCGGAGAAAACCCCTTCCTTTACAGTTACCCCCGACCGGGGAGTATTTCATTGCTTTGGCTGCGGCATGGGTGGAAATGCCATCAAATTTAGGATGGAAATCGAAGGATTAACCTTCCCCGAAGCCGTCAAAATAATGGCTGAAGAAAGTGATATTCCCGTTCCTGAAGGTAAGGGAGGCCTAATGTCTCCTCCTGATCCGGAACGCGATCGGTTGATTCAAGCTTATGAATGGTCTGCAAAGTTTTATCATTACTTGCTGAAGAATACGGAACACGGCAAAGCCGCAATGGAGTATTTAAGAGCCCGGAACTTCAGCGATAAAATGATTGACCAGTTTCAGATCGGATATGCTCCGGACCGCTGGGATACTTTGCTACAATTTTTGGAGAAACGGAATTTTGACCTTGCTGAGATGGAGAAAGGTGGACTCTTGTCTGCCCGAGGTGAGGGTAAAGGCTATATAGACCGTTTCCGTGGTCGGATTATTTTTCCGATTGCGAACCGCACAGGCAAGGTGATTGCGTTTGCCGGAAGAATTTTTGGTGAAGGACAACCCAAGTATCTTAATTCTCCAGAGAGTAGATTGTTTAACAAAAGCCGGATTTTATACAATTTGCACCAGTCCAAAGCATCCATCCGCAAAACGCGGCAAATCGTCCTCTTTGAAGGATACGGAGATGTCATTTCGGCCTGGGAAGCAGGTGTGCATAACGGTGTAGCAACAATGGGAACATCTTTAACTGAAAGTCATGTAGCACTGATGAAGAGTCTGGCCGATGAAATTGTACTGTCTTATGACGGTGACCGGGCAGGACAAGCAGCTGCTATGAAGTCCATTCCAATGCTTGAAGGCAGTGGCTTGCGTGTAAAGATCGCCTTACTGCCAAGCGGACTCGATCCAGATGAATTCATCTCAATGCATGGTGGAGAAAGGTTTATGGATCAGGTTATTGATTCAGCGGTTTCATCCATAAAATTTAAGCTTATATATCTGAAAAAAAACCATATACTCCTAGAGGAAGATGGCAAAATTGCCTACGTCAAAGAAGCTTTGGAGGTCATTGCTTCGTTACATTCCTCGACTGAGAGAGAGGTTTACCTAAGGGAAATCGCTTCTGAGCTGGAACTTTCATATGATAGTTTGAAGCAGGATTGTAATTTACTTAGGGCATCGATGCAAAAAAACATCCCTGAAGGGGATAATAACGACAAAAGGTGGAATAATGGTAGGCATAAAAAAGGGCAAGTGCAGACACCAACTTTGCTGCCCGCTTATCATGTTGCGGAACGGCGTCTACTGTCCTTTATGATTCAGGACCCGGAAGCCGCCACGTATGTGGGCGAACGCCTCGGAGAAGATTTCAACATCGATGATCATGCGGCAATTGCCGCTTATCTATATGCCTATTACGCGCAAGGCAAACCACCCGGCATTAGTCGGTTTCTATCATCGCTTCAGGATGATCGTCTAGAGAAAACTGCTACATCAATTTCCATGATGGATACACCTCCAGACTGGAATATGCAGGTGCTGGATGATTGTATCCGTGAAGTACGGAAATACCCACTGCAGCGCAAGATGGATCAGAAGCGTGAAGAGATGATTCAGGCGGAAAAGTCAGGTGACTTTTTGCGTGCGGCACAAATAGCAAGTGAGATTATAGCCCTAGAGAGACAATGA
- the glyS gene encoding glycine--tRNA ligase subunit beta: MSKDILFEIGLEEIPARFIRAAMEQLQDRTSKWLDSARITHAGVTAYATPRRLAVFVKDAAEKQEDISEEVKGPSRKIALDANGDWSKAALGFARSQGVSPEQFTFKELAGVEYIYATRNSAGVETASLLSEGLLGIVNAMTFPKNMRWGAYDFKFVRPIRWLVALFGKDIIDLEITDVKADNVSRGHRFLGTETVISEPAQYVESMRAQHVLVDVKEREELILKQINQLAEEKSWTIAIKEDLLEEVLFLVETPTVLFGTFDPSFLNIPQDVLITSMREHQRYFPVFDAAGKLLPFFVTVRNGNAVSLDVIAKGNEKVLRARLSDAKFFYQEDQKMKIDDALAKLENIVYHEELGSVGDKVRRIRQISDRLAVKLGLSDITLSEVSRTADICKFDLVTQMVYEFPELQGTMGEDYARKAGEPETVAKAIFEHYQPRFAGDAVPSTDAGSVVSIADKIDTIVGCFSIGIIPTGSQDPYALRRQAAGIVQIVLEHKLPITLREIFEAAIEIHKNSGNSKHSDDELRINLYEFFGLRVKRLLSDNVRYDVVDAVTAAGFDNVVDVVGRSRALMGAVLDQADFKITVDSLTRVSNLAAKATSEVIDPSLLKEDAELKLYKTWQELHTPYLEAMSANNAEEALRILSGLKDAVTAFFDSVMVMAEDEQVRANRLALLAGIDADSKAFADFGKLVW, from the coding sequence GTGTCTAAAGATATCCTGTTTGAGATCGGTCTGGAGGAAATTCCTGCACGTTTTATCCGCGCTGCGATGGAACAGCTGCAAGATAGAACATCCAAGTGGTTGGATTCTGCACGGATTACCCATGCTGGAGTTACTGCTTATGCAACGCCACGTCGTCTCGCTGTTTTTGTTAAGGATGCGGCTGAGAAGCAAGAGGATATCAGCGAAGAAGTCAAAGGACCATCACGCAAAATCGCACTGGATGCAAACGGAGACTGGAGCAAAGCTGCTTTAGGATTTGCCCGTAGTCAGGGTGTATCTCCGGAGCAATTTACGTTCAAAGAGTTAGCTGGAGTAGAGTATATATATGCTACTAGAAATAGTGCTGGGGTAGAGACAGCTTCGCTTCTTTCAGAAGGGCTTTTAGGGATTGTAAATGCGATGACTTTTCCGAAAAACATGCGTTGGGGAGCTTACGATTTTAAATTCGTGCGTCCGATCCGCTGGTTAGTTGCTCTTTTCGGGAAAGATATTATTGATTTGGAAATTACGGATGTAAAAGCGGATAATGTGAGCCGTGGACATCGTTTTCTGGGCACAGAGACTGTAATTTCGGAGCCTGCACAATATGTTGAGAGCATGCGTGCGCAGCATGTCCTTGTAGACGTGAAGGAACGGGAAGAATTGATCCTGAAACAAATCAATCAATTGGCTGAAGAAAAAAGCTGGACGATTGCGATCAAAGAGGATCTTTTGGAGGAAGTACTGTTCCTAGTTGAAACACCAACCGTGTTGTTCGGAACCTTCGACCCATCTTTCTTGAACATTCCACAGGATGTGCTGATTACTTCGATGCGTGAGCATCAGCGGTATTTCCCGGTATTTGATGCAGCGGGCAAACTGCTACCTTTCTTCGTAACGGTGCGTAACGGGAATGCAGTATCTTTGGATGTTATTGCTAAAGGTAATGAGAAGGTACTCCGTGCTCGTCTATCAGATGCCAAATTCTTCTATCAAGAAGATCAAAAGATGAAGATTGATGATGCACTAGCCAAATTGGAGAATATCGTCTACCATGAAGAGCTTGGCAGTGTTGGAGATAAAGTGCGTCGTATTCGCCAAATCTCCGATCGTCTTGCTGTAAAGTTGGGATTGTCTGATATAACCCTTTCTGAAGTAAGTCGGACTGCTGATATTTGCAAATTCGACCTTGTGACTCAAATGGTTTATGAATTCCCAGAACTTCAAGGCACCATGGGTGAAGATTATGCACGCAAAGCAGGAGAACCTGAAACTGTGGCAAAAGCAATCTTTGAGCATTATCAGCCAAGGTTCGCGGGTGATGCAGTACCATCGACGGATGCCGGTTCAGTTGTCAGCATTGCGGACAAGATCGATACGATTGTAGGTTGCTTCTCTATCGGTATTATCCCAACAGGCTCTCAGGATCCTTACGCACTGCGTCGCCAGGCTGCAGGGATTGTTCAAATCGTGCTGGAGCATAAATTGCCGATTACGCTGCGCGAGATTTTTGAAGCAGCGATTGAAATTCATAAAAATTCAGGGAATTCGAAACATTCTGACGATGAACTACGTATAAACCTGTACGAGTTCTTCGGTCTGCGTGTTAAACGACTTTTATCCGACAATGTACGCTATGATGTTGTGGACGCTGTTACAGCAGCTGGCTTTGACAACGTGGTAGATGTTGTGGGCAGAAGCCGTGCGCTTATGGGTGCTGTGTTAGACCAAGCAGACTTTAAAATTACTGTAGATTCACTCACTCGTGTCAGTAATTTGGCAGCTAAAGCAACCAGCGAAGTGATTGATCCTTCTTTACTTAAAGAAGATGCTGAGCTGAAGCTGTACAAGACATGGCAGGAATTACACACACCGTATCTTGAAGCGATGTCCGCGAATAATGCCGAAGAAGCACTCCGTATTCTCTCGGGTCTAAAAGATGCTGTTACAGCATTTTTCGATTCCGTTATGGTTATGGCAGAGGATGAGCAGGTACGTGCTAACCGTTTAGCTTTGCTAGCTGGTATTGATGCTGACTCCAAGGCGTTTGCTGATTTTGGCAAGCTCGTTTGGTAA
- the glyQ gene encoding glycine--tRNA ligase subunit alpha, with protein sequence MNFQQMILTLQQFWAEQNCIIVQPYDTEKGAGTMNPMTFLRSLGPEPWRVAYVEPSRRPSDGRYGENPNRLYQHHQFQVIIKPSPDNIQEIYLDSLKALGIDPLLHDIRFVEDNWENPSLGCAGLGWEVWLDGMEITQFTYFQQVGGIEANPVAVEITYGMERLASYIQDKENVFDLEWVSGMTYGDVFHQPEFEHSTYTFEVSDVKMLFSLFNMYEEEARRAMEQHLVFPAYDYVLKCSHSFNLLDARGAISVTERTGFITRVRNLARSVAATYLEEREKLGFPLLKKEGADRV encoded by the coding sequence ATGAACTTTCAGCAGATGATTTTGACGCTGCAGCAGTTCTGGGCTGAACAGAACTGTATTATCGTACAGCCTTATGACACTGAAAAAGGCGCCGGTACGATGAACCCTATGACATTTTTACGCTCACTAGGTCCTGAACCATGGAGAGTTGCGTACGTAGAGCCTTCACGTCGCCCATCCGATGGACGTTATGGGGAGAATCCGAACCGTTTGTATCAGCATCATCAATTTCAAGTCATTATCAAACCATCGCCTGATAACATTCAAGAGATTTACTTGGATAGTTTGAAAGCACTCGGCATTGATCCGCTCTTGCATGATATCCGTTTTGTTGAGGATAACTGGGAGAACCCTTCACTGGGTTGTGCAGGTCTAGGATGGGAAGTATGGCTAGATGGTATGGAAATCACTCAGTTTACGTACTTCCAACAGGTCGGTGGAATTGAGGCCAATCCAGTTGCCGTAGAAATTACTTACGGAATGGAGCGGCTAGCATCCTACATTCAAGATAAAGAAAATGTATTTGATCTTGAATGGGTTAGCGGCATGACTTATGGTGATGTTTTTCATCAACCGGAGTTTGAACATTCTACTTACACCTTTGAAGTATCTGATGTAAAAATGCTATTTTCACTGTTCAACATGTACGAAGAAGAAGCGCGTAGAGCGATGGAGCAGCATCTTGTGTTCCCTGCCTATGATTACGTGTTGAAATGCTCACATAGCTTTAATCTGCTGGATGCACGTGGAGCCATCAGCGTTACTGAACGGACTGGATTTATTACCCGAGTGCGTAATCTTGCCCGCTCTGTAGCGGCAACATATCTTGAGGAACGCGAGAAGCTTGGCTTCCCGCTGCTGAAGAAAGAAGGTGCTGACCGTGTCTAA
- the rpoD gene encoding RNA polymerase sigma factor RpoD, with product MANDQHTELEAEFTLDQVKDQLIEQGKKRSSLLYKDIMEKLSPFDQDPEQMEEFYEQLSDLGIEVVNENDEEVNSLRPNEDNEDKEGDEFSFDDDLSLPPGIKINDPVRMYLKEIGRVPLLSADDEVELAMRIKNGDEEAKRRLAEANLRLVVSIAKRYVGRGMLFLDLIQEGNMGLIKAVEKFDHNKGFKFSTYATWWIRQAITRAIADQARTIRIPVHMVETINKLIRVSRQLLQELGREPSPEEIAAEMELTVEKVREIMKIAQEPVSLETPIGEEDDSHLGDFIEDQEALAPADAAAYELLKEQLEDVLDTLTEREENVLRLRFGLDDGRTRTLEEVGKVFGVTRERIRQIEAKALRKLRHPSRSKRLKDFLE from the coding sequence ATGGCGAACGATCAGCATACTGAATTGGAAGCAGAATTTACTTTGGATCAGGTTAAGGATCAGCTTATTGAGCAAGGCAAGAAAAGATCATCATTGCTATACAAAGATATTATGGAGAAATTATCGCCGTTTGATCAAGACCCCGAGCAAATGGAGGAGTTCTATGAACAACTCAGTGATTTGGGGATTGAAGTTGTAAACGAGAACGATGAGGAGGTTAACAGCCTCCGGCCAAATGAGGACAATGAAGACAAAGAGGGCGATGAGTTCAGCTTTGATGATGATTTGTCACTGCCGCCAGGGATTAAGATTAATGACCCTGTCCGTATGTATCTAAAAGAAATTGGACGTGTTCCGCTGTTGTCGGCTGACGATGAAGTAGAGCTTGCTATGCGGATTAAGAATGGTGACGAGGAAGCCAAACGTCGTCTCGCTGAAGCGAACCTACGTCTTGTAGTAAGTATTGCTAAACGTTATGTTGGACGCGGTATGCTGTTCCTTGATCTGATTCAGGAAGGTAACATGGGTCTGATCAAAGCGGTAGAGAAATTTGACCATAACAAAGGGTTCAAATTTAGTACGTATGCAACTTGGTGGATTCGTCAGGCTATTACCCGCGCGATTGCGGATCAGGCACGTACGATTCGTATTCCTGTACACATGGTCGAGACGATCAACAAGCTGATTCGTGTCTCTCGTCAATTACTGCAAGAACTGGGACGTGAACCTTCGCCAGAGGAAATTGCGGCTGAGATGGAGCTGACGGTTGAGAAAGTTAGAGAAATCATGAAGATTGCCCAAGAGCCAGTATCGCTCGAAACACCGATCGGTGAAGAAGACGATTCTCATCTGGGAGATTTCATTGAGGATCAGGAAGCCTTGGCTCCTGCGGATGCAGCAGCTTATGAACTGCTGAAGGAACAGCTGGAGGATGTACTGGACACGCTCACGGAGCGTGAAGAGAATGTACTTCGTCTGCGTTTTGGCCTAGATGATGGCCGGACGAGAACACTTGAAGAAGTGGGCAAAGTGTTCGGTGTTACCCGCGAACGGATTCGCCAGATTGAAGCTAAAGCATTGCGTAAGCTTCGTCACCCTAGCCGCAGTAAACGGCTTAAGGATTTCCTTGAATAG